In Ornithinibacter aureus, the genomic stretch GGCTGGCTCACACCGAGCACGGTAGCCCAGCGGCGCACCGGACCGACTCTCGGGAAGGCGGCACCCACGGATTGCGCAAGCGCTCTCGCAGTCCCTAGCGTTGCCCCTCATGAGCGGTATGAACCCGGTGACCTGGACCGACCACGACTCGGTCCTCTTCGACCTCGACGGGGTCCTCACCCCCACGGCGGAGGTGCACATGCGGGCCTGGGCCGAGATGTTCAACGCCTTCCTCTCCTCATGGCACGGCCCCGCCGCCGACACCTCGGCCTACACCGACGACGACTACTTCGCTCACGTCGACGGCAAGCCGCGCTACGACGGCGTGCGCGACCTGCTCACGGCACGCGGCATCGACCTGCCCGAGGGAGACCCGAGCGACGCCCCTGACCTCGACACGGTCTGCGGGCTCGGCAACCGCAAGAACGACGCGTTCAACGCCGTGCTGGAGCGCGACGGCGTCTCCCCGTACCCCGGCTCGGTCGCGCTGCTGGACCACTTGCGTGACCTCGGGATGCCGCTCGCGGTCGTCTCGTCGTCGGCGAACGCCCCGGCGGTGCTCGAGGCCGCTGGCCTGGCCGGGCGCTTCGTCACCGTCGTCGACGGCCGGGTCGCCACCGAGCTCGGCCTGCCGGGCAAGCCTGCTCCCGACACGTTCGTGCACGCGGCCACGGCGTGCGGCACCACGCCGGCGCGTTCGGTCGTCGTCGAGGATGCCGTGTCGGGCGTTCGCGCTGGAGCGGCCGGTGAGTTCGGCCTCGTCATCGGCGTGGACCGCGGTGCGGGCACCCAGACCTTGACGGATGCCGGTGCGCACCTCGTCGTCGCGGACCTCGCCGAACTCGTCGACCCGGCATGAGCACCGCGCAGACCTCGACGGATCCGCTGGACCGCAGCCGCTTCCCCGCCGACCCGTGGCGGCTCGTGGAGTGCGACCCCGACCGCACCGACCTCGGCGTCACCGAGACGTTGTTCACCGTGGCCAACGGCTACATCGGCATGCGTGGCAACCCCGAGGAGGGTCGCCACGCCCACGAGCACGGGACCTACATCAACGGCTTCCACGAGACCTGGCCGATCCGGCACGCGGAGGCGGCCTACGGGTTCGCCCGCACGGGGCAGACCCTCGTCAACGCCCCCGACGCGAAGCTCATGAAGCTCTACGTCGACGACGAGCCGCTGGTGATCGGCACGGCCGACCTCGAGAGCTACGAGCGGTCGCTGGACTTCCGCGACGGCGTGCTGCGCCGCTACCTGGTGTGGCGCACCCCGTCGGGCAAGCGGGTCGAGGTCGTCTCCACGCGCATGGTGTCGATGACCCAGCGCCACCTCGTCCTGCTCACCTTCGAGGTGAGCATGCTCTCCGGCGACGCCCCGGTCGTCGTGTCCTCGCAGCTGCTCAACCGCCAGGACGGGGTCGACGAGTACCACGGGCAGGCGGCCGCCGGCACAGGGCTGGCCGACCCGCGCAAGGCGGCGGCCTTCGAGGGTCGGGTGCTCGAGCCACGCCTGCAGATGGCCAAGGACGACCGGATGATGCTGGGCTACCAGTGCGCCAACTCCCGGATGACCGTCGCCGTGGCTGCCGATCACGTCGTGTCGACGCCGGACCCGTACGAGGTCGTCATGAGCGACGAACCGGACCTGACGAAGATGGTGTTTCGCGTCGACGCGCGCGAGGGCAGCACGCTGCGCATCGAGAAGACCGTGGCGTACCACACCTCGCGCGGCCTGCCCGTTCGTGAGCTGTCCGACCGGTGCCGACGCACCCTGGACCGGGCGGCCCGGGTCGACAACGAAGACTGGCTGGCCGAGCAGCGTGACTGGTTCGACGCCTTCTGGGCGTCCGCCGACGTCGAGGTCGACACCGGAGAGGACACCTCGGATGCCGTGCAGCAGGCCATCCGCTTCAACCTGTTCACCTTGGCCCAGGCCAGCGCCCGGGCCGACGGCCTCGGGGTCGCGGCCAAGGGGGTCAGCGGCTCGGGGTACGAGGGGCACTACTTCTGGGACACCGAGGTGTACGTCGCCCCGTTCCTGACGTACACCCGGCCCGAGCTGGCGCGAAACCTGATGCTCTTCCGCAGCCGGATGCTGCCCGCCGCCCGCGAGCGGGCCGCGGAGATGAGCCAGCGCGGGGCGCTCTTCCCCTGGCGCACCATCAACGGTGAGGAGGCCTCGGCCTACTACGCCGCCGGCACCGCCCAGGTGCACATCGACGCCGACGTCGCGCACGCCCTCGTGCAGTACGTCAGCGCCACCGGTGACGAGGAACTGCTCGTGCGGCACGGCCTGGCCATCCTCGTCGAGACCGCTCGGCTCTACGCCGACCTCGGCTTCTGGCGCAGCAACGGGGAACGCTCGTTCCACATCCACGGCGTGACCGGGCCCGACGAGTACACGACCGTGGTCAACAACAACCTGTTCACCAACGTCATGGCCCGCTACAACCTCGAGCAGGCGGTGTCGTGGGTGCGCTGGGCGCAGGAGCACCACGCCGACGAGTACGCCCGCCTGGCTCATCGCCTCAAGGTCACCGAGGACGAGGTCACCGAGTGGGCGGCCTGCGCGGCGGGCATGCACATCCCGTTCGACGAGGGCCTGCAGATCCACCCCCAGGACGACTTCTTCCTCGACCGCGAGGTGTGGGACCTCAGCCAGACCCCGGACGAGCTTCGGCCACTGCTGCTGCACTACCACCCGCTGGTGATCTACCGCTTCCAGGTGCTCAAGCAGGCTGACGTCGTGCTCGCCCTGTTCCTCCAGGGCAACCGCTTCACCGCCGACGAGAAGCGCCGCGACTTCGAGTACTACGACCCGATCACCACCGGCGACTCGACGTTGTCGGCCGTGGTGCAGTCCGTCGTGGCAGCCGAGGTCGGCTACCACGAGGTCGCCCACGCCTACTTCGTCGACGCCCTGTACGTCGACCTGGCCAACGCCCACGCCAACACCGTCGACGGGCTGCACATCGCCTCCACCGGCGGGGTGTGGTGCGCGCTGGTCAACGGCTTCGGCGGCATGCGCGACCACGAGGGCCAGCTCTCCTTCGACCCCCGCCTGCCCGCCGACTGGCGCTCGCTCACCTACCGGCTGACGTGGCGGGGCACCCGACTCGTCGTCGACCTCACCCCCACCGGGCTGCGCCTGCGCTCGGTCGAGGGCGAGCAGCCCGTGCCGGTGAGCGTGGCCGGCATCCGGGACGTCGTGGAGCCGGGGAGCACGCTCGAGGTGCCCCTCGACGGGCACGGCCCGCAGATCCCCGGTCTGCTGCCCAAGCGCCCGCCGACCGGCGGCACCCGCACCGACGGCAGCCGCATCACGGCCGGGGTGCCGACTGCCATTCCCCTGCCCGAGGCGGGCGACCCTCCCCCGGCCTGACCCCGGCATCACCTTTCTCGCCCGGTGCCAGGACCTTCACCTTCGCACCACAACCGTTCTGGTGCGAACCTGAACCTTGTGGCATCGGGCGAGAAGGCTCGGCGGATGCCGGGTCAGGGGGTGGTGAGGACGCCGTCGTCGAGGTGCACCACCCGGTCGGCCGCAGCCGCCGCCTCCGGGTCGTGTGTGGCCATGACGACCGCCGCCCCCTGCGAAGCCCGCGCGCGCAGCAGGCGCAGCACGACCTCGCGGTTGGTGTGGTCGAGCTCGGAGGTCGGCTCGTCGGCCAGCAGCACGCGGCAGTCCAGGGCCAGCGCCCGCGCCACGGCGACGCGCTGCTGCTGTCCGCCGGACAGCTCCTCGACGAGGTGCGAGAACACCTCACCCAGCCCGACGGCATCCAACGCGGCGTCCGCCCGAGCAGGCGCGTGCGCGGCAGCCACCCCACGGGCGAGCAGCGGGACCAGCACGTTCTCGCGTGCCGTCAGCATCGCGGCCAGCCCGTTGCCCTGAGGGATGAGCGCCACCCCGGCCGCGACAGCCTCGGCCACCCCCGCCGCGACCACCCCACCCACGCGGCGGCCATCCACGAGCACCTCCCCGGCATCCGGCGTGACGATGCCGGCCACGACCGAGAGCAGGGTGCTCTTGCCCGCCCCGGAGTGGCCGGTGACGGCGACGAGCTCACCGGGGCGCACCACGAGGTCAACCCCGTCGAGTGCCGTGGTGGCTCCGAACCGCACGACCAGTCCGGTGCACGCGACGGCGGGCGCGGCGCCCGGGCGCGCGACGTGATCGGGCACGGTCATGGACTCTCCTCCTCGACGACGAGCACCCAGCGGCCGTCCTCCTCGTGCAGGCGCACGAGCGACCCCGGCGGGATGGCGGCCAAGGCGTGCGGCGGCAGCGGCACCGAGCCATCGGCCGAGACGACGGCGAACTCCTCACCCTCGCGGCCCTCGGCACCGACCCGGCCGTCGCGGATGGTGATCGTGCGCGGCATCGCTGCGGCGACGTCGGGGTCGTGCGTCACGACGATCACGGTGGTGCCCCACTGGCGGTTGACCTGCGCCAACGCCTCGAGCACGACGTCACGCGCCCCGTGGTCGAGCTGGCTCGTCGGCTCGTCGCCGAGCAACAACCCCGGTCGGCACGAGACCGCGACCGCCACGGCGAGCAGCTGCAGCGCGCCGGGGGTCAACGTGGCGAGCGGGACGTCGGCGGATGCCGTGGGGAACCCGACGAGGTCGAGAACCTCGTCGGGGCTGGGAACCTGACGGCCGCGCTGGCGCGCTGCCCCCTGGGCGAACGCGACGTTGTCTCGCGCGCAGAGGTAGGGCAGCAGGTTGCGTGCCGCTCCCTGGAGGACCATCGCGATCTCGGTGCCGCGCACCTCGTCGAGGTCGGCCTCGGAGAGCTGGCTGAGCTCGCGGTCGCCGACGAGCAGGCGCCCGGCGCTCGGGCGCAGCAGGCCGCCGAACAGGGTGAGCAACGTCGACTTCCCAGCACCGGACGGGCCGAGGAGCGCCACCCGCTCCCCCGCCCCCACGACGAGGTCGATGCCGGACAGCGCAGCCACGTCGTGCCC encodes the following:
- a CDS encoding HAD family hydrolase encodes the protein MSGMNPVTWTDHDSVLFDLDGVLTPTAEVHMRAWAEMFNAFLSSWHGPAADTSAYTDDDYFAHVDGKPRYDGVRDLLTARGIDLPEGDPSDAPDLDTVCGLGNRKNDAFNAVLERDGVSPYPGSVALLDHLRDLGMPLAVVSSSANAPAVLEAAGLAGRFVTVVDGRVATELGLPGKPAPDTFVHAATACGTTPARSVVVEDAVSGVRAGAAGEFGLVIGVDRGAGTQTLTDAGAHLVVADLAELVDPA
- a CDS encoding ABC transporter ATP-binding protein — translated: MSGLRVVTRGLVHIYHADGHDVAALSGIDLVVGAGERVALLGPSGAGKSTLLTLFGGLLRPSAGRLLVGDRELSQLSEADLDEVRGTEIAMVLQGAARNLLPYLCARDNVAFAQGAARQRGRQVPSPDEVLDLVGFPTASADVPLATLTPGALQLLAVAVAVSCRPGLLLGDEPTSQLDHGARDVVLEALAQVNRQWGTTVIVVTHDPDVAAAMPRTITIRDGRVGAEGREGEEFAVVSADGSVPLPPHALAAIPPGSLVRLHEEDGRWVLVVEEESP
- a CDS encoding ABC transporter ATP-binding protein; the encoded protein is MTVPDHVARPGAAPAVACTGLVVRFGATTALDGVDLVVRPGELVAVTGHSGAGKSTLLSVVAGIVTPDAGEVLVDGRRVGGVVAAGVAEAVAAGVALIPQGNGLAAMLTARENVLVPLLARGVAAAHAPARADAALDAVGLGEVFSHLVEELSGGQQQRVAVARALALDCRVLLADEPTSELDHTNREVVLRLLRARASQGAAVVMATHDPEAAAAADRVVHLDDGVLTTP
- a CDS encoding glycoside hydrolase family 65 protein; protein product: MSTAQTSTDPLDRSRFPADPWRLVECDPDRTDLGVTETLFTVANGYIGMRGNPEEGRHAHEHGTYINGFHETWPIRHAEAAYGFARTGQTLVNAPDAKLMKLYVDDEPLVIGTADLESYERSLDFRDGVLRRYLVWRTPSGKRVEVVSTRMVSMTQRHLVLLTFEVSMLSGDAPVVVSSQLLNRQDGVDEYHGQAAAGTGLADPRKAAAFEGRVLEPRLQMAKDDRMMLGYQCANSRMTVAVAADHVVSTPDPYEVVMSDEPDLTKMVFRVDAREGSTLRIEKTVAYHTSRGLPVRELSDRCRRTLDRAARVDNEDWLAEQRDWFDAFWASADVEVDTGEDTSDAVQQAIRFNLFTLAQASARADGLGVAAKGVSGSGYEGHYFWDTEVYVAPFLTYTRPELARNLMLFRSRMLPAARERAAEMSQRGALFPWRTINGEEASAYYAAGTAQVHIDADVAHALVQYVSATGDEELLVRHGLAILVETARLYADLGFWRSNGERSFHIHGVTGPDEYTTVVNNNLFTNVMARYNLEQAVSWVRWAQEHHADEYARLAHRLKVTEDEVTEWAACAAGMHIPFDEGLQIHPQDDFFLDREVWDLSQTPDELRPLLLHYHPLVIYRFQVLKQADVVLALFLQGNRFTADEKRRDFEYYDPITTGDSTLSAVVQSVVAAEVGYHEVAHAYFVDALYVDLANAHANTVDGLHIASTGGVWCALVNGFGGMRDHEGQLSFDPRLPADWRSLTYRLTWRGTRLVVDLTPTGLRLRSVEGEQPVPVSVAGIRDVVEPGSTLEVPLDGHGPQIPGLLPKRPPTGGTRTDGSRITAGVPTAIPLPEAGDPPPA